Part of the Natrialbaceae archaeon AArc-T1-2 genome, CACCGCTACGAGTGGCTCCGGGCCGTCGAGGAGGGGACCGACCACGAGCCGAGTCACCTGTTGGTCTCGAAGAAGGGGAATCCGGTCGCGCTCTTTCCGAACTTCGTCACCGACCTCGGCCGGATCAAGCGGCTGAGTTCGATCCGACCCGGCTACGGCGGGCCGATCACGATGACCAACGAGGAAGAGACCCTCGAGTTGTTGCTCGATGCCGTCGGCGAGAGCTGTCGGGGAACCGTCCTCTACAACGAACTCCGGACCTACGACCAGAACTACGTCCGGTACCACCACCTCCTCGAGTCGAAGGGCTATCGGCCGACGATCCTCTCGTGTCGGTTCACGCTGGATCTCACCCGGGGGTGGGACGCGCTGTTCGCCGAGATGGACAGCGAACGACGGCGGGGGATCAGACGTGGCCACGACTCCGACTTCGAGGTCGTCGAGGAGCGACTCACCGAGGCGGCCTGTCTCTCGTTTTACGAGGAGTACGAGACGGTGGCCGAACGCGTCGGGTTGCCGACGCTTCCTCGCTCGTTCTTTCGCGAACTGCCCCGCCTCGAGGACCGACTGGCGCTCTTTACGCTACGCGTCGACGGCGAGGCCCGCGGTCAGTACCTGTACCTGCTCGACGAAGAACAGTCGACGCTCCAGCACCTGTTTACCGGTGTCACGGAAGACCACTTCGAGTACCACGCGCCGGAACTCCTGCACGAACACGCGATCAAGTGGGGAATCGACGAGGGATACGAAACGTACGAACTCCGGGGCTCGCCGCCGGATTTTCGAAACGGCGTCTTCCGGTTCAAGGAGTACTTCGGTGCGGAGACGATCCCGCTCGTCGTCTACGAACGGGGACGGCCGGCACCGGCGCTGTCGGTGTTGAACGTCGGCCGATCACTCTCGCG contains:
- a CDS encoding GNAT family N-acetyltransferase translates to MALEVTRLDTVSHANRNQWNNVVEQADLGCVYHRYEWLRAVEEGTDHEPSHLLVSKKGNPVALFPNFVTDLGRIKRLSSIRPGYGGPITMTNEEETLELLLDAVGESCRGTVLYNELRTYDQNYVRYHHLLESKGYRPTILSCRFTLDLTRGWDALFAEMDSERRRGIRRGHDSDFEVVEERLTEAACLSFYEEYETVAERVGLPTLPRSFFRELPRLEDRLALFTLRVDGEARGQYLYLLDEEQSTLQHLFTGVTEDHFEYHAPELLHEHAIKWGIDEGYETYELRGSPPDFRNGVFRFKEYFGAETIPLVVYERGRPAPALSVLNVGRSLSRRLES